ATACTTTTCCTTCAGTTTTCCCGCCTTGGTGTTATAGGGTTGCTTCTCGCTATCGCTCAGGTTGTTCCACATCTCACCCAGCTTTTTCGCAACATCACCAATGGAGATACCAGGATTTGTGGATTTGATTTTGGGACGGAAATCTGAGCAGAACAAGAAGAATCCAGAACTGGGAAGTCAAAAAGTTTAAGAAACAAAAAGGTTACCATCATATTAAAGTATTCCAGAAAAGTCAAGATGCTTTGATCAATTGCCAAGTCAACTTACGGTGGCCTCTTTGGTGCATTAGGGTCCTTCTTCTTCTTGCCTCCCTTAACTGGTCCAAAATCTTTCATTTCTCTGTCATATCTTACTTTGTCAGCTTTGGCCAAGTCATCAAACTTGGATTTTTCTTTAGCAGACATGATCTGTCAATGGAGGAAAAATTAATTTaagcaaccaaaaaaaaaaataaaatttggaaaTAATTCTCAAAAAACCTCCTCATACCTTCCATCTTTCAGAACATTTCTTTGAAAACTCTGAGAAGTTGACTGGGATTTCAGGATTCTTCTTTTTGTGTTCCTCACGACACGTCTGCACAAAGTAGGCATAAGCGGACATCTTGCCTTTCGGCTTCTTCGGGTCACCTTTAGCCATGCTGATTCTGTAAGaagaaaatatttgaaaaaaaaataagacattgCCCCTGTCATCACCACATCAAGGAGAGATATgtcattttttcacttttattgagGGTGCAGTACCACCTCACACTGTAGGGGGCGCTATTATAGACAACCAAAATATTAGGGGTAtgaaattatatttaaaaaaaaaaaaaagtaatgttatagcttaaaaaaagtaaaaaatattctTTCCAGACTAATAAAATTTctacaaaaataaaaaggttatacaaaaaaaaggtttaaaagtCCCATAGAATTCTGTATAAAATAGAAATGTGATTTATgaaaaattattaaaagtaataaaaataaatgaacatgAATCTAGTGTTAATAAAAAGTGAGGAGGCAAGGCTGAGGAGCTGGGGGTCTCCCCCTGTGCCCCGCCATCTTCTCCCTTCCCCACACC
The Bufo bufo chromosome 8, aBufBuf1.1, whole genome shotgun sequence genome window above contains:
- the HMGB3 gene encoding high mobility group protein B3, which codes for MAKGDPKKPKGKMSAYAYFVQTCREEHKKKNPEIPVNFSEFSKKCSERWKIMSAKEKSKFDDLAKADKVRYDREMKDFGPVKGGKKKKDPNAPKRPPSGFFLFCSDFRPKIKSTNPGISIGDVAKKLGEMWNNLSDSEKQPYNTKAGKLKEKYEKDVADYKSKGKMDGPKSAPKMMARKKEEDDDDDDDEEDEEEEDDEDDDE